The Plodia interpunctella isolate USDA-ARS_2022_Savannah chromosome 11, ilPloInte3.2, whole genome shotgun sequence genome includes a window with the following:
- the LOC128673815 gene encoding uncharacterized protein LOC128673815 isoform X1, which produces MPKYARSASMPSIGFSPYSATMEPLAHASRVTLAPGTRKFKKRRRGDFIWQGRYKAVTFAILNLPWNVWFQTILLTTIIYKYVVNLLLGYYLTNSSTFLLDVTLHVTEVLFVVDVVVHCLHAYWPPVRLHMRIYMRTRLALIYDLITLIPISTIFMYKPGFELVVRYGRWLPMSRVYRIFSYFKQANEKVQNGSRKLLYMIENVLSIMLTVHLGACLLYHIHSKADDKESWYKLGYPEYVNSHKIKFDNYIACWYYCSCRLFNVIFGDAFPLLDADKWLTSFLMIIGYVVFRFQYIGIMTWELVLENTRRSLFIDQYHHMVSFLKLRNAPTWLLDQAKEYKKRLWTMKDGVLSCNELQRLPLALQMELVFDINIVHFHNSLLFREADEAFLRQISLLMKHELYLAGQYIWSQNVVKMGMICIKRGVIEMLSDEDDESPIIAFKEGTVLGELSLFYSIPAKVTVKAATYVELQVLRRTDFMRVAEEHPVMLSFVKNKIKERLRKSRQRQEAIEEYDKGDSRLIRTRYRPMKVLKDNLAGIEEEDPTFVDDSHMYYKDENNERQPKFTTEYLELYQMSNKVTTIDSPKICLRSNFPWILQPNTAFTHMFDVAHFLMVLYLCGLSPYYALQTHKTDFEIAFSTLVVAGLLLNIYIQLTTAIIEKNVRKETVQEIAEVKMSSVGFYLDILSVFPLYIFSDTFDPTHKSVIGQVVKLFPMLQVWHIWDYCSRWMQNFSANLKLLVLVKHTLLVVICCYWSGCLLYLYACPRRLCFEKSWMSQLIYWETKVFMTTNARHERPFVSAFAFGSSVFTLTGSSDLAPGVRDLLVVVCIFTIGGFLYCFYTAKICSIYVLETRRKLKFKGCMTELFYFLSVNRVSGKIKSRVKKFFCVQWYYNNSVSTKEIFQDMSTNIQQEVLSVEMVETLLFCPIFQGCNRDFLQTVTASSRTIVLPDNEVVQHAADIGRDMYILQKGHCNLLNHNAKVERSIGPGNHFGAIEMLFGLPKVYTVMTTTNCILLHVEYRTLVQCWGTFPDISHPIITVIEDPEILEKAKCYEEAKPLTGKLDSKTNRIAQEIKESFVVMTDRAERAKFMKVFDCLGIMRFLKYLFIPGCITPHGIFLKTWCALRFLIAWYYVTVIPYNMATKQHMHQGIFYYADIFLYVDVIVMAYVAYYNENSILVTHPLLTVSRYLKHAFLLDAISIFPFEQLVRIVNENNNLDMFRLNRMLLLTRITGAFSYLESDIMQVNFIVILLKFLPIAITFVNIATACLFVNSCSDTYLPKNATSSYILVECTRVLSVSNRPDRKYAVTEYAYTFFWAFEIFVACGCTPVNVSNNVEIWLTIVLQIVGSLYFAFMFAYVSSTRTASTHALLKHSEKTKDLANFLYQANVDPNLTARTLKYFEYVWKRTNGSNAQQICRRLHSALMEDTLVFMYEKALREVPLFGKVERSFIRVFTQHLDEMYFLKGETVIQCMDVQQYIYIIYRGKVDVLTSYNEMITCMGPGGMFGNFSGQPMACSSVTIFASRSLDLLVISGPTFFNLIKYYPKIQEPLNKAFLNSKDYILPITMNYTDDSSSEGSEYELYSLGSVADSRSESSKDGTNASAIYRSQSQSNVSQSKSAASVGTYYSYLSMDNIFRPGSMMFQGFGYLTCALTTVNYVLVLYEVVTLNDCVVFFWLQALFDIFFYAKIYLTMHQGFLTKHGDILIDPVKCRKKYFKKSLWVWADALSNAPLEFIGFFFSEPTRMKVIHYCRINKLIRLSYLIEFYNNTAAELTNNLTILQATMTLIVVVVIIHTFTCFWLISMMAYSPVTIIRTLKMHLIDEVTPQRRWDYVSSLCVIISELTTTGGDEFVITDIIPMIILSACLISGKMLASVVVATAIQIAYATKYAMIQYEKSTTELIDMLKNQGLSSYQLKKFVKYVQQLWATERGRQLPVLLSQTPYVRRCILMSAMFGHHLRNCHIFSDTGEAFLRQLAGALEYTTFFPGNYIVVAGDSEARMYWVTTGIVSVVSVRPDLTETTHEFLHAGDMFGLLQGLNRGIPHCFSYRAETKVSVVSLALDNWLDMVQFFPDAKKIIIESAEVLFTTLV; this is translated from the exons ATGCCAAAGTACGCGAGGAGTGCCAGCATGCCTTCTATAGGCTTCAG CCCGTATTCTGCGACGATGGAACCCCTGGCTCATGCCAGTCGCGTGACTCTTGCTCCAGGTACGAGGAAGTTTAAGAAGAGAAGGAGAGGCGACTTCATTTGGCAAGGCCGATATAAGGCGGTTACTTTCGCCATATTGAATCTTCCTTGGAATGTGTGGTTTCAA ACAATACTTCTTACCACTATTATCTACAAGTACGTAGTGAACTTACTACTCGGCTACTATCTTACTAACTCGTCGACGTTTCTACTGGACGTTACATTGCATGTAACTGAAGTGCTATTTGTCGTGGACGTGGTGGTACATTGTCTCCATGCCTACTGGCCTCCGGTCAGATTACATATGAGGATATACATGAGAACTCGACTGGCGCTGATATATGATCTTATCACTCTCATACCGATTTCGACAATAT ttatgTACAAACCAGGCTTTGAGTTAGTCGTGAGGTACGGAAGATGGCTGCCAATGAGTCGCGTTTAtagaattttttcatatttcaaacaAGCAAATGAAAAG GTGCAAAACGGTTCAAGAAAACTTCTGTACATGATAGAGAACGTGTTATCCATAATGCTGACCGTACACTTGGGAGCCTGTCTACTGTACCACATACACTCGAAGGCAGACGACAAGGAGAGTTGGTACAAGCTTGGCTACCCCGAATACGTTAACAGTCATAAGATCAAGTTTGATAA TTACATTGCTTGTTGGTATTATTGCTCCTGTCGTTTGTTCAATGTTATATTTGGAGATGCATTTCCatta CTCGATGCAGATAAGTGGCTGACGTCTTTCCTGATGATAATCGGGTACGTGGTATTCCGGTTCCAGTACATCGGGATTATGACCTGGGAGTTAGTTCTGGAGAACACGCGCAGATCCTTGTTCATAGATCAG TACCACCACATGGTAAGCTTCCTCAAACTGCGCAACGCGCCCACGTGGCTGTTGGACCAAGCGAAGGAATATAAGAAACGGCTATGGACGATGAAAGACGGCGTGCTGTCCTGCAATGAACTGCAACGGCTGCCTCTGGCCTTGCAGATGGAGCTCGTGTTTGATATCAACATTGTGCACTTCCATAACTCACTGCTTTTTAGGGAAGCgg ATGAGGCTTTTCTTCGTCAAATTTCGCTGTTGATGAAACACGAGCTATACCTAGCGGGGCAGTACATTTGGAGCCAGAACGTGGTGAAGATGGGCATGATCTGCATCAAGCGGGGAGTCATCGAGATGCTGTCCGACGAAGACGACGAGAGTCCCATCATTGCATTCAAGGAAGGCACT GTACTGGGTGAACTGAGTCTATTCTACTCGATCCCGGCAAAGGTTACCGTGAAGGCGGCTACTTATGTGGAGCTCCAG GTATTGCGTCGGACGGATTTCATGCGAGTGGCGGAGGAGCATCCAGTCATGCTGTCCtttgtgaaaaacaaaattaaagagCGGCTACGGAAATCTAGGCAGAGACAG GAAGCGATAGAGGAATACGACAAAGGCGATTCAAGACTAATTCGAACTCGTTACAGACCTATGAAAGTGCTTAAAGACAATTTAGCTGGTATCGAAGAGGAAGACCCCACATTTGTAGACGATTCTCACATGTATTACAAAG aTGAGAATAATGAGCGACAGCCGAAATTTACAACGGAATATCTGGAATTGTATCAAATGTCAAATAAAGTTACAACTATCGATTCTCCCAAAATATGCCTAAGGTCGAATTTTCCTTGGATACTGCAGCCAAACACAGCTTtc ACTCACATGTTTGACGTAGCGCATTTCCTGATGGTACTGTATCTGTGTGGGTTGTCGCCCTACTACGCCTTACAGACACACAAAACGGACTTCGAAATTGCCTTTAGCACACTCGTGGTGGCTGGACTGCTTTTGAATATCTACATTCAGCTTACTACGGCTATTATTGAGAAG AATGTCAGAAAAGAAACAGTGCAAGAGATAGCAGAAGTGAAGATGTCGTCAGTAGGCTTCTACCTGGACATTCTGTCGGTGTTTCCCCTGTACATCTTCTCGGACACTTTCGACCCGACACACAAGTCCGTCATCGGCCAGGTGGTCAAGCTGTTCCCGATGCTCCAGGTCTGGCACATCTGGGACTACTGCAGCAGGTGGATGCAGAACTTTAGTGCTAACCTCAAG CTCCTAGTGTTGGTCAAGCACACTCTACTGGTAGTTATTTGCTGTTATTGGTCTGGATGTTTGCTATATTTGTATGCTTGTCCAAGAAGGTTGTGCTTTGAG AAATCCTGGATGTCGCAGCTGATTTACTGGGAAACGAAAGTTTTCATGACGACGAATGCTCGCCACGAGCGCCCATTTGTATCAGCATTTGCGTTCGGGTCGTCTGTATTCACCCTCACTGGCTCATCAGACTTAGCGCCAGGGGTCCGAGATTTACTTGTG GtggtttgtatttttactattGGAGGATTTCTCTACTGCTTTTATACTGCCAAAATTTGTAGCATTTACGTGCTTGAGACCAGAAGgaagttaaaatttaag ggaTGTATGACAGAGCTGTTCTACTTCCTATCGGTGAACCGTGTTAGTGGGAAAATAAAGTCAAGAGTTAAAAAGTTTTTCTGCGTTCAATG GTACTACAACAACTCAGTGTCCACAAAAGAGATTTTCCAAGACATGTCAACGAATATTCAGCAAGAGGTCCTCTCCGTGGAAATGGTGGAGACTTTACTGTTTTGCCCCATCTTCCAG GGTTGCAACCGTGACTTTCTGCAGACCGTGACGGCCAGCTCCAGGACTATAGTGCTGCCTGACAACGAAGTGGTCCAGCATGCTGCCGATATAGGACGCGATATGTACATCTTACAAAAG GGTCATTGTAACCTCCTCAATCACAACGCCAAAGTGGAGAGGTCGATAGGACCCGGCAATCACTTCGGAGCCATTGAAATGCTGTTTGGTTTGCCAAAG GTGTACACAGTGATGACAACGACAAACTGCATATTACTGCATGTAGAATACAGAACACTGGTGCAGTGTTGGGGCACATTCCCTGATATTAGTCATCCCATTATCACG GTGATCGAAGACCCTGAGATATTGGAAAAAGCTAAATGTTACGAGGAGGCCAAGCCGCTGACCGGCAAGCTGGACTCGAAAACAAACAGAATTGCG CAAGAGATAAAGGAAAGTTTCGTGGTGATGACCGACCGAGCTGAGCGCGCGAAGTTCATGAAGGTCTTCGATTGTTTAGGCATTATGAG ATTTCTCAAATACTTGTTCATACCTGGTTGCATCACGCCGCACGGTATATTCCTCAAGACTTGGTGCGCCTTGCGCTTTCTGATCGCCTGGTACTATGTTACTGTAATACCTTACAATATGGCT ACCAAACAACATATGCATCAAGGCATATTCTACTACGCTGATATATTCTTATACGTCGACGTCATAGTGATGGCATACGTCGCTTACTACAACGAGAATTCTATATTGGTCACTCATCCTCTACTAACGGTCTCCCGATATTTGAAACACGCTTTTTTACTGGACGCTATCAGCATTTTTCCGTTTGAACAATTG GTACGAATAGTAAatgaaaacaacaatttaGATATGTTTAGACTAAACAGAATGCTGTTG CTAACAAGAATAACCGGGGCTTTCTCATATTTGGAAAGCGATATAATGCAAGTGAACTTCATAGTGATCCTGCTAAAGTTCCTGCCCATAGCCATAACATTTGTGAACATCGCCACTGCGTGTCTATTCGTCAACTCTTGTTCAGACACCTACTTGCCCAAGAATGCCACCTCCAGCTACATCCTCGTCGAGTGCACCAGGGTGCTTAGTGTCTCCAACAGGCCTGACAGAAAAT ATGCAGTAACTGAATATGCGTACACATTTTTCTGGGCTTTCGAAATATTTGttg ccTGTGGTTGTACTCCAGTGAACGTGTCTAACAATGTGGAGATATGGCTCACAATAGTCCTGCAGATTGTGGGCTCACTGTATTTCGCGTTCATGTTTGCGTATGTGTCTTCTACTCGTACGGCCTCCACTCACGCCTTGTTGAAACATTCT gaaaaaacaaaagacCTGGCGAACTTTCTGTACCAAGCGAATGTGGACCCGAACTTGACTGCCAGAACTCTGAAATATTTCGAATACGTGTGGAAACGGACCAACGGCAGCAACGCACAG CAAATCTGCCGCCGTCTACATTCAGCCCTTATGGAAGACACCTTGGTGTTCATGTACGAGAAGGCCCTACGTGAGGTGCCTCTCTTCGGGAAAGTGGAACGGTCCTTCATCAGGGTATTCACGCAGCATTTGGACGAAATGTACTTCCTTAAGGGAGAGACAGTTATACAGTGCATGGACGTGCAACAgtacatttacattatttatagagGAAAG GTGGACGTCCTCACTTCATACAATGAAATGATTACGTGTATGGGACCTGGAGGCATGTTTGGCAACTTCAGTGGC CAACCAATGGCATGTTCATCGGTGACAATCTTCGCGAGTCGCAGTCTCGACTTGCTTGTGATATCCGGCCCTACGTTCTTCAACCTCATCAAGTACTACCCTAAGATCCAAGAACCATTGAACAAGGCTTTCTTAAATTCGAAAGACTATATTTTACCTATAACTATGAACTATACTGATGATTCGTCTTCAG AAGGCTCAGAGTATGAGCTGTATTCGTTGGGATCAGTCGCCGACTCCAGAAGTGAATCGAGCAAAGATGGTACTAATG CATCAGCTATATACCGCAGCCAGTCCCAGTCCAACGTGAGCCAATCGAAATCCGCCGCTAGTGTGGGGACGTACTATAGCTATTTGTCTATGGATAACATTTTCAGACCCGGCTCGATGATGTTTCAG gGTTTCGGATACTTAACATGTGCATTAACAACTGTTAATTACGTACTAGTATTGTATGAAGTGGTGACACTCAACGACTGTGTCGTATTTTTCTGGCTGCAGGCCTTattcgatatatttttctatgctaagatatatttaacaatGCACCAG GGTTTCTTGACCAAGCATGGTGATATTTTGATAGACCCGGTCAAATGTaggaagaaatattttaaaaaatcactctGGGTGTGGGCTGATGCTCTGTCAAATGCCCCTTTGGAGTTCATTGGCTTCTTTTTCAg CGAACCTACTCGAATGAAAGTGATCCACTATTGTCGAATCAATAAGTTGATTCGACTGTCTTATCTGatagaattttataataatactgcTGCTGAACTTACGAATAACCTCACTATACTTCAG GCGACTATGACGTTGATTGTGGTTGTTGTCATTATACACACCTTCACATGCTTCTGGCTTATCTCCATGATGGCGTATTCTCCAGTTACCATCATAAGGACGCTCAAGATGCATCTCATAGATGA GGTCACACCACAGCGGCGCTGGGACTACGTGTCCTCCTTATGCGTGATCATCTCGGAGCTGACGACGACCGGCGGCGACGAGTTCGTCATCACCGACATCATCCCCATGATCATCCTGTCGGCCTGTCTCATCAGCGGCAAGATGTTGGCTTCTGTGGTGGTAGCCACCGCTATACAAATCGCGTACGCTACCAAGTATGCCATGATTCAGTACGAAAAGTCCACCACTGAGCTCATTGATATGTTGAAGAACCAGGGGCTGtcaa GTTACCAACTGAAGAAGTTTGTGAAGTATGTTCAACAGCTTTGGGCAACTGAACGCGGCAGACAG CTGCCAGTTCTCCTGAGCCAGACCCCTTACGTCCGGCGCTGCATCCTCATGTCTGCTATGTTTGGCCACCACTTGAGGAACTGCCACATTTTCTCCGATACGGGAGAAGCATTCTTGCGTCAACTGGCTGGGGCTCTTGAATATACCACATTTTTTCCAG